In Paenibacillus sp. FSL M7-0420, a single genomic region encodes these proteins:
- a CDS encoding response regulator transcription factor yields the protein MYRVLIVDDEPEIRQGLRLKADFAALGLSVTGEAGNGMEAMERLASQAVDIVITDMNMPVMNGVSFLDDCRRLYPELKLVVITGYEDFHYAKAAIRNQARDYLLKPVAADELTAVLQKLKDELDQERNDRDRQAVNEWRLSQYYKEMKEHFLVQLVKEEVEPVHALKERAALFELDGWDLTEVRFVTAGLRERAGEAAVPEPGHGKGSALPERTPGKLRLPFELLTREFAGSSGERCQVLRDPSYPGLVHFILQDALTDIDRFCTELAECVAVHLGFKPVIGYSGGKLGFLRWKEGCLESLLAWNLSENASQPPAEGRSEPGLALTEELTRTLRRLLIQGEWDAFGQSIRHELQQAFSQSRSCLVKLIFQLCLLVDGAGAEAADGDIQAQELWLYPETVHKLDSVDKAGQFLLERAASVYRTMQEAGDAEDSVIRTATQYIDSNYMYDLNLTQLARRFNYNSSYFSELFKAKVGRSFMVYLTDIRMAQATHLLLTTTLNLWDIAELTGFSNASYFSSRFKKMYGTSPSDFRQHPPEKFSSQQPKK from the coding sequence ATGTACCGCGTATTGATCGTGGATGATGAGCCGGAGATCCGCCAGGGCCTGCGGCTCAAGGCTGACTTTGCAGCGCTGGGCCTCAGTGTAACCGGAGAGGCAGGCAACGGCATGGAGGCAATGGAACGGCTGGCAAGCCAAGCGGTCGACATTGTCATTACGGATATGAACATGCCGGTGATGAACGGCGTATCGTTCCTGGACGATTGCCGCAGGCTCTACCCGGAGCTGAAGCTGGTAGTCATTACAGGCTATGAAGATTTCCATTATGCCAAGGCAGCGATCCGCAATCAGGCGCGTGATTATCTGCTCAAGCCGGTGGCCGCCGATGAGCTGACCGCCGTGCTTCAGAAGCTGAAGGACGAGCTGGATCAGGAGCGCAATGACCGTGACCGGCAGGCGGTGAATGAGTGGCGGCTGTCCCAGTACTACAAGGAGATGAAGGAGCATTTCCTGGTGCAGCTTGTCAAAGAGGAAGTGGAGCCGGTCCATGCACTGAAGGAGCGCGCTGCGCTGTTCGAGCTGGATGGATGGGACCTGACGGAGGTGCGGTTCGTAACGGCCGGACTCCGTGAGCGTGCGGGGGAGGCGGCGGTGCCGGAGCCTGGGCACGGCAAAGGTTCAGCGCTGCCGGAGCGTACGCCGGGCAAGCTGAGGCTGCCGTTCGAGCTGCTGACCAGGGAATTCGCGGGCAGCTCCGGGGAGCGATGCCAGGTGCTGCGGGACCCGAGCTATCCGGGGCTGGTCCACTTCATCCTCCAGGATGCGCTCACTGATATAGACCGCTTCTGTACAGAGCTGGCGGAATGCGTCGCCGTCCATCTGGGCTTCAAGCCGGTGATCGGCTACAGCGGCGGCAAGCTTGGATTCCTCCGCTGGAAGGAAGGCTGCCTGGAATCTCTGCTGGCCTGGAACCTCTCGGAGAATGCGTCCCAGCCGCCGGCCGAAGGAAGAAGCGAGCCGGGACTGGCGCTTACGGAGGAATTGACACGGACCCTGCGCAGGCTTCTGATTCAGGGGGAGTGGGACGCCTTCGGGCAGAGCATCCGCCATGAGCTGCAGCAGGCGTTCTCCCAGTCCCGCTCCTGCCTGGTGAAGCTGATCTTCCAGCTCTGCCTGCTTGTGGACGGGGCGGGTGCAGAGGCCGCAGACGGAGACATCCAGGCCCAGGAGCTATGGCTCTATCCCGAGACGGTCCACAAGCTGGATTCGGTGGACAAGGCCGGACAATTCCTGCTGGAGCGGGCGGCCTCTGTGTACCGCACGATGCAGGAGGCCGGTGATGCCGAGGATTCGGTCATCCGCACAGCGACGCAATATATCGACAGCAACTACATGTATGATCTTAACCTGACCCAGCTTGCCAGACGGTTCAATTACAATTCCTCCTATTTCTCGGAGCTGTTCAAGGCCAAGGTGGGCCGGAGCTTCATGGTCTACCTGACCGACATCCGCATGGCCCAGGCCACGCATCTGCTGTTGACGACAACGCTTAACCTGTGGGATATCGCTGAGCTGACCGGATTCTCGAATGCCAGTTACTTCAGCTCCAGGTTCAAAAAAATGTATGGAACCTCCCCGTCGGACTTCCGCCAGCATCCACCTGAAAAATTCAGTAGTCAACAGCCGAAGAAATAG
- a CDS encoding sensor histidine kinase: MLLVLSFGTMSLLLFNQARSIIRSYIETSALEKMDEYGSFIHMALQQSYDLSSLVYNSDITQKWDAILTHPASTEGQRMLASINMSKFLTQTTNNYSIVSSVNIYRKEGLRIGAENQVVADSSFRQEDWYRNFIEHSNHWVPAHTDEAEIKGARPYEVVSLLLPIGIFEPSLARNVMKVNIKADFLLEPLNRIHLGESGTIFLLNEQGSPILSQQEYSTHPEAAKEVERVRAARDAQGVVYLKDKQGASHILVYKKLAITNWLLVGFVSEQDLYANLFKLRNSIIVFASLMLAAAFVLAYWISSGITRPLSRLVSAMRHVQKGDFAQAERLTLPERRIQSEVDYATVTFRNMVKQLSHLIRTEFEQKLLRQQAEYKALLMQINPHFLFNTLELMSSLAIQQRTKETVTVIESLGKMLRFSLRISEDLIPLREELKVVRYYMSILEVRFGAGLDLRLDEEEAPYDLEIVKFLLQPLIENAVKYSFIHQAKAKVRITVRADKDRLVLSVADNGIGMDPELLRELKDQAMRQQPEQLLQSMTHQIGLRNVLARCRLYYGGLFTLSIESSKEAGTCITLGLPLQRRNDHVPRIDRG, from the coding sequence GTGCTGCTAGTCTTGTCCTTCGGCACGATGTCGCTGCTGCTGTTCAATCAGGCGCGCTCGATTATCCGCTCTTATATCGAAACGTCGGCACTGGAGAAGATGGACGAATACGGGTCCTTTATTCATATGGCGCTCCAGCAGAGCTATGACTTGTCCTCTCTGGTCTATAACAGCGATATCACCCAGAAGTGGGATGCGATACTTACCCATCCGGCTTCCACCGAAGGGCAGAGGATGCTGGCCAGCATCAACATGAGCAAGTTCCTGACCCAGACGACGAATAATTATTCAATCGTCTCCTCGGTCAACATCTACCGCAAGGAGGGATTGCGGATCGGGGCAGAGAATCAGGTGGTGGCAGATAGCTCGTTCAGGCAGGAGGACTGGTACCGCAACTTCATCGAACACAGCAATCACTGGGTTCCGGCCCATACCGATGAGGCGGAGATCAAGGGGGCGAGACCGTACGAGGTGGTGAGCCTGCTGCTGCCCATCGGGATCTTCGAGCCGTCGCTGGCGAGGAATGTGATGAAGGTCAACATCAAGGCGGACTTCCTGCTGGAGCCGCTGAACCGTATACATCTTGGTGAAAGCGGTACCATTTTCCTGCTGAACGAGCAGGGCAGTCCCATTCTCTCCCAGCAGGAGTACAGCACGCATCCGGAAGCGGCGAAGGAGGTGGAGCGCGTGCGGGCAGCACGGGACGCGCAGGGGGTAGTATATCTGAAGGATAAGCAGGGAGCATCTCACATTCTGGTCTACAAAAAGCTGGCCATCACCAACTGGCTGCTGGTCGGCTTCGTCTCGGAGCAGGACCTGTACGCCAATCTGTTCAAGCTCCGTAACAGCATTATAGTGTTTGCTTCACTGATGCTGGCGGCCGCCTTTGTACTGGCCTACTGGATCTCATCGGGCATTACGAGGCCGCTCTCGCGGCTGGTCTCGGCCATGCGCCATGTGCAGAAGGGCGACTTCGCCCAAGCCGAGCGGCTGACCCTGCCGGAGCGCAGAATCCAGAGCGAGGTGGACTATGCCACCGTCACCTTCCGCAATATGGTTAAGCAGCTATCGCATCTGATCCGCACCGAGTTTGAACAGAAGCTCCTGCGCCAGCAGGCTGAATACAAGGCGCTCTTGATGCAGATCAATCCGCATTTCCTGTTCAATACGCTGGAGCTGATGAGCAGCCTGGCGATCCAGCAGCGGACGAAGGAGACGGTCACGGTCATAGAATCGCTGGGTAAAATGCTCAGGTTCTCGCTGCGGATCAGCGAGGATCTGATCCCGCTGCGCGAGGAGCTGAAGGTCGTGCGCTATTACATGTCCATCCTGGAGGTCCGCTTCGGTGCGGGTCTGGATCTGCGGCTGGACGAGGAGGAGGCGCCTTACGATCTGGAGATCGTCAAGTTCCTGCTGCAGCCGCTGATTGAGAATGCAGTGAAGTACAGCTTCATTCACCAGGCTAAGGCCAAGGTACGGATTACCGTCAGAGCGGACAAGGACCGGCTGGTTCTCTCCGTCGCTGACAACGGAATCGGAATGGACCCGGAGCTGCTGCGCGAGCTGAAGGATCAGGCGATGCGCCAGCAGCCGGAGCAGTTATTGCAGAGCATGACCCATCAGATTGGACTGCGCAATGTACTGGCCAGATGCCGGCTGTATTACGGAGGGCTCTTCACCCTAAGCATAGAATCAAGCAAGGAGGCGGGCACCTGCATTACGCTGGGCCTGCCCCTTCAGAGGAGGAATGACCATGTACCGCGTATTGATCGTGGATGA
- a CDS encoding carbohydrate ABC transporter permease produces the protein MTDDKMIFRLGKHGVIILFGLLMLYPVLWLLSSSFKPNALIFSEPGLWPGRFTLENYVNGWKGLQGISFSRFFLNSATISVLSVIGNILTCSLAAYAFARLEFRFKSVLFACMLVTIMLPYHVVLIPQYIIFSKLEWVNTYLPLIVPKWLAHDSFFILLMIQFIRGIPKELDESATIDGCGQGQLYFRIIIPLLVPALITTAIFTFIWSWDDFFSQMIYLSRINLFTVQLGIRSLYDPSGSSDWGALLAMSVLSLVPIMTIFMLFQKHFLEGIATTGLK, from the coding sequence ATGACAGACGACAAAATGATCTTTAGGCTCGGCAAGCATGGCGTCATTATTCTGTTCGGGCTGCTGATGCTGTATCCGGTGCTGTGGCTGCTGTCCAGCTCCTTCAAGCCGAATGCGCTGATCTTCTCGGAACCGGGGCTGTGGCCGGGGAGATTTACGCTGGAGAACTACGTGAACGGATGGAAGGGGCTGCAGGGCATCTCGTTTAGCCGCTTCTTCCTCAATTCTGCCACGATCTCTGTACTGTCGGTCATCGGGAACATACTGACCTGCTCGCTGGCGGCTTACGCGTTCGCCCGGCTGGAGTTCCGCTTCAAAAGTGTGCTGTTTGCCTGCATGCTGGTGACCATTATGCTGCCTTACCATGTCGTGCTGATTCCGCAATATATTATTTTCAGCAAGCTGGAGTGGGTCAACACCTATTTGCCGCTGATCGTGCCGAAATGGCTGGCGCATGACTCGTTCTTCATTCTGCTGATGATCCAGTTCATCCGCGGCATTCCGAAGGAGCTGGACGAGAGTGCCACGATTGACGGCTGCGGCCAGGGCCAGCTGTACTTCCGGATCATTATTCCGCTGCTGGTTCCGGCGCTGATTACAACGGCGATCTTCACCTTCATCTGGTCGTGGGATGATTTCTTCAGCCAGATGATCTACCTCAGCCGGATCAATCTGTTCACCGTGCAACTGGGCATACGCTCGCTCTATGATCCTTCGGGCTCCTCCGACTGGGGCGCGCTGCTGGCGATGTCGGTGCTGTCGCTGGTACCGATTATGACGATCTTCATGCTCTTCCAAAAGCATTTCCTGGAGGGCATCGCTACGACCGGCCTGAAATGA
- a CDS encoding ABC transporter substrate-binding protein, protein MKKSLGLTLSVLLLAATTACSGGNNGKPAAAGNSGGAGASADQVELRIMWWGDQKRADKTNEALRAFESKHPNIKVVGEFAPNSGYFDKLNTQLASGTAPDVFFLGGNVTDYAAKGVLLDLQPYVGQELDLTDMDQTMVEYGTLGGKLVHISAGANARGMVLNTELFKKAGMEVPADGWSWEDYARISKEISGKLGKGYYGTYNFTVEGMDIYMKQRGKQVYDMEKDALGFGQQDAEEWFNYWHGITKNGGMVTPSLQVSNPPGDTSKSLVVTGKVAMSLIPSNQFAAHQNLTQDKLTMIQVPRGPKGTGVVFESSQGLSGYAKTKHPKEVAELMNFWINDPDAAQILGSDRGVPVTSKMRDLLMKEATPLEQTVYDFTSRVSEATKKEPFAVSYNPPNFTEFTKLAETAVQEIGFEQKDVKQGVEDFYTGATQLFGAQ, encoded by the coding sequence ATGAAGAAAAGCTTAGGTCTTACGCTGAGTGTCCTGCTGCTGGCAGCCACAACCGCCTGCTCGGGCGGCAATAACGGCAAGCCTGCGGCGGCCGGCAACTCCGGCGGTGCGGGAGCTTCTGCGGATCAGGTGGAGCTGCGGATTATGTGGTGGGGCGACCAGAAGCGCGCAGATAAGACGAACGAGGCGCTGCGGGCCTTCGAGTCGAAGCACCCGAACATTAAGGTGGTCGGGGAGTTTGCTCCGAACTCCGGGTATTTCGACAAGCTTAACACCCAGCTCGCTTCGGGCACAGCGCCTGATGTGTTTTTCCTGGGAGGGAACGTAACTGATTACGCCGCGAAAGGTGTGCTGCTGGACTTACAGCCCTATGTCGGCCAAGAGCTGGATCTGACGGATATGGACCAGACGATGGTGGAGTACGGAACGCTGGGAGGCAAGCTGGTGCATATCTCAGCCGGGGCGAATGCCCGGGGGATGGTACTCAATACGGAGCTGTTCAAGAAGGCTGGAATGGAGGTTCCGGCAGACGGCTGGAGCTGGGAGGATTACGCCCGCATCAGCAAGGAAATCTCCGGTAAGCTGGGCAAGGGTTATTACGGCACCTACAACTTTACCGTTGAGGGGATGGACATCTATATGAAGCAGCGCGGCAAGCAGGTCTATGATATGGAGAAGGACGCGCTGGGCTTCGGGCAGCAGGATGCAGAGGAGTGGTTCAACTACTGGCACGGGATCACTAAGAACGGCGGAATGGTCACTCCATCCCTGCAGGTATCCAATCCTCCGGGAGACACAAGTAAATCTCTGGTCGTTACCGGCAAGGTGGCGATGAGCCTGATTCCGTCCAACCAGTTCGCCGCTCATCAGAATCTGACTCAGGATAAGCTGACCATGATTCAGGTGCCGCGCGGGCCGAAGGGAACGGGGGTTGTCTTTGAATCCAGTCAAGGGTTGTCCGGTTATGCCAAGACCAAGCATCCGAAGGAGGTCGCGGAGCTGATGAACTTCTGGATCAATGATCCCGATGCCGCGCAGATTCTGGGCAGTGACCGCGGCGTGCCAGTTACCTCCAAGATGCGTGACCTGCTGATGAAGGAGGCTACGCCGCTGGAACAGACCGTGTACGACTTCACAAGCCGTGTATCCGAAGCGACGAAGAAGGAGCCGTTTGCCGTCAGCTATAACCCGCCGAATTTCACCGAATTCACCAAGCTGGCCGAGACCGCTGTACAGGAGATCGGTTTTGAGCAAAAGGATGTCAAGCAAGGGGTAGAGGATTTCTATACAGGCGCGACGCAGTTATTCGGAGCCCAGTAG
- a CDS encoding glycoside hydrolase family 43 protein, with product MINNKNLQIRDPYVLPLAGHEQEQGTYYLYGSTDSNIWGPGTGFNAYTGTDLEHWDGPFPVFRPEPDFYAERNFWAPEVYNYGGNYIMFATFRRKDNDLLGTAVLISLHPLGPFIPHSEGPVTPQEWSSLDGTLYVDRKGQPWMVFCHEWQQTGDGEVCAMRLTEDLRSAAGEPVVLFRASEAPWTTPFRSERYADQLNYVTDGPFLFRSSDDDALYLLWASFINNTYALGIARSGSGEITGPWLHQEEALYRQDGGHAMVFRAFGGQLMLAIHTPNQTPEERPLFVELEEQDGEMRVKA from the coding sequence ATGATAAATAACAAAAACCTGCAAATCAGAGATCCGTATGTGCTTCCGCTGGCCGGACATGAACAGGAGCAGGGCACCTACTATTTATATGGCAGCACCGACAGCAATATCTGGGGCCCGGGCACGGGGTTCAACGCCTACACCGGCACAGATCTGGAGCACTGGGACGGCCCGTTTCCGGTCTTCCGGCCGGAACCGGATTTCTATGCGGAGCGGAATTTCTGGGCACCGGAGGTCTATAATTATGGCGGCAATTACATCATGTTCGCCACCTTCCGGCGCAAGGACAATGATCTGCTGGGCACCGCTGTTCTGATCTCGCTGCATCCGCTGGGCCCGTTCATCCCGCATAGTGAGGGGCCGGTGACTCCGCAGGAGTGGAGTTCACTGGACGGAACGCTGTATGTGGACCGGAAAGGCCAGCCGTGGATGGTGTTCTGCCATGAATGGCAGCAGACCGGGGACGGCGAGGTCTGCGCCATGCGGCTAACAGAGGACCTGCGGAGTGCCGCTGGGGAACCTGTTGTTCTGTTCCGGGCATCGGAAGCTCCATGGACAACACCGTTTAGATCGGAGCGGTATGCGGATCAGCTCAATTATGTAACGGATGGGCCATTCCTGTTCCGGTCAAGCGACGACGATGCGTTATATCTGCTGTGGGCCAGCTTCATTAATAATACCTACGCGCTGGGTATCGCCCGTTCCGGGAGCGGAGAGATTACCGGACCCTGGCTTCATCAGGAGGAAGCGCTCTACCGGCAGGACGGCGGCCATGCCATGGTGTTCCGCGCCTTCGGCGGTCAGCTGATGCTGGCCATCCACACACCGAATCAGACACCGGAGGAGCGTCCGCTGTTTGTGGAGCTGGAGGAGCAGGACGGTGAGATGAGGGTGAAGGCGTAG
- a CDS encoding carbohydrate ABC transporter permease: MKTAHKPAMWRRSGTAYLFLLPWLIGFFGLTLGPMLGSLYLSLTKYDLLNAPQWLGLNNYRHIFTADEYFYKSLTVTFKYVLFSVPLKMAFALLVAIVLNKGIRALGIYRTVYYIPSLLGGSVAIAIVWRQIFDGEGLINHFLAWFGIEGPSWIAHPSYILSTIVTLSVWQFGSAMVIFLAGIKQIPADLYEAAQVDGAGKLRQFGRITLPMLSPVIFFNLVMGIINSFQVFTPGYVIGDGRGGPVNSTLFYTLYLYLKGFSFFDMGYAAALAWIMLIIIGLFTSIVFVTSKFWVFYGDGKDGR, from the coding sequence ATGAAGACAGCACACAAACCGGCGATGTGGAGAAGGAGCGGTACCGCTTACCTGTTCCTGCTTCCCTGGCTGATCGGCTTTTTCGGACTGACACTCGGACCTATGCTGGGCTCCTTGTATCTGTCCCTGACCAAGTACGACCTGCTCAATGCCCCGCAGTGGCTGGGACTGAACAATTACAGGCACATCTTCACGGCAGACGAATACTTCTACAAGTCTCTTACCGTGACGTTCAAGTACGTGCTATTCTCGGTTCCGCTCAAAATGGCCTTTGCCCTCCTGGTCGCCATCGTCCTGAACAAAGGCATCCGGGCGCTGGGCATCTACAGAACGGTGTATTACATTCCGTCCCTGCTGGGAGGAAGTGTGGCAATCGCCATCGTCTGGCGGCAGATTTTCGACGGGGAAGGGCTGATTAATCACTTCCTGGCCTGGTTCGGGATCGAAGGCCCGTCCTGGATTGCCCATCCCAGCTATATTCTCTCGACCATCGTCACGTTGTCCGTCTGGCAGTTCGGCTCCGCGATGGTCATCTTCCTGGCCGGCATTAAGCAGATTCCTGCGGACCTGTACGAAGCGGCGCAGGTGGACGGAGCCGGGAAGCTGCGCCAGTTCGGCCGGATTACGCTGCCGATGCTCTCCCCGGTGATCTTTTTTAACCTGGTCATGGGGATTATCAATTCCTTTCAGGTGTTTACTCCGGGATATGTCATTGGGGACGGGCGCGGCGGTCCGGTGAATTCCACCCTGTTCTACACGCTGTATCTGTATCTCAAAGGCTTCTCCTTCTTCGATATGGGGTATGCCGCCGCTCTGGCCTGGATCATGCTGATCATCATCGGCCTGTTCACCTCCATAGTGTTCGTGACCTCCAAATTCTGGGTGTTCTACGGCGACGGAAAGGACGGGCGATAA
- a CDS encoding MGH1-like glycoside hydrolase domain-containing protein, with the protein MTGSVLERLRRIAVDDRIRGLKKAADRDSLEEWKQSGVAFAASSENMENVYYSALHKLLDCIVPMDGGGLVLHEGGVYLGSWLESTGTISAERLSRFMPGVAGATFRLFADQQRQDGLMPYKVTPAGPAYRQIQMVTPLARSVWNHYLENGRDKSFLRSMYQAMGRFDHWLHMHRNTRGTGCVEAFCTFDTGHDLSPRFWHVPDTPHLEDAGQYNPDSPLLPFLAPDLTANVYCQRLYLSKIAVELGGSGDEWRARAAGSGHSLFSHCYDEEDEFFYDRDRGGRFVRVQSDVLLRVLACEVGDGVFFASALRRYLLNTGKFFAKYPFTSIAMDDPRFDPFSSYNTWGGSSNFLSLIRAPHAFEQHGRYVELTWVILPILAAFSRMTRFGQTLSPWTGEEGYMETYSPAILCLLDYMERLCGIVPVAGEELWFTGLLPYDMDHGHEVAHETGYRRIVDGTVFELVTTRERSVIYRNEEEYLTFPYGVRVVLDRSGQLLKLIGMSVRQIEGSLCYEGQTLPFTIKGNEQLEYADGGFVSVSDIGVVLPEYS; encoded by the coding sequence ATGACGGGTAGTGTACTGGAGAGACTGCGGAGGATAGCGGTGGACGACCGGATTAGAGGGCTTAAGAAAGCGGCGGACCGGGATTCACTGGAGGAGTGGAAGCAATCGGGCGTGGCCTTCGCGGCTTCATCGGAGAACATGGAGAATGTCTATTACTCTGCGCTGCACAAGCTGCTGGACTGTATCGTGCCGATGGACGGAGGCGGACTTGTGCTGCATGAAGGCGGGGTCTATCTCGGGAGCTGGCTGGAGAGCACGGGCACGATCAGCGCTGAACGGCTGTCGCGCTTCATGCCGGGGGTGGCGGGAGCGACCTTCCGGCTGTTCGCCGACCAGCAGCGGCAGGATGGGCTGATGCCCTACAAGGTGACGCCTGCGGGACCGGCCTACCGGCAGATTCAGATGGTGACGCCGCTGGCCCGCAGCGTCTGGAATCATTATCTGGAGAACGGGCGGGACAAGAGCTTCCTTCGCTCCATGTATCAGGCGATGGGCCGGTTCGACCATTGGCTGCATATGCACCGCAACACTAGAGGGACCGGCTGCGTCGAAGCCTTCTGCACGTTCGATACCGGACATGACCTCTCGCCGCGCTTCTGGCATGTCCCGGACACGCCCCATCTGGAGGATGCGGGACAATATAACCCGGATTCGCCGCTGCTGCCTTTTCTGGCCCCGGATTTAACGGCCAATGTCTACTGCCAGCGGCTCTACCTGTCCAAGATAGCGGTGGAGCTTGGCGGGAGCGGGGACGAATGGCGTGCCCGGGCAGCGGGCAGCGGCCACAGCCTGTTCAGCCATTGCTATGATGAAGAGGATGAGTTCTTCTATGACCGGGATCGCGGAGGCCGGTTCGTCCGTGTACAATCGGATGTTCTGCTGCGTGTGCTGGCCTGCGAGGTGGGGGACGGGGTGTTTTTTGCGTCAGCCCTCCGCCGTTACCTGCTGAATACCGGCAAGTTCTTCGCCAAATATCCCTTCACCTCCATTGCGATGGATGATCCCAGGTTCGACCCTTTCTCCAGCTATAACACCTGGGGAGGCTCGTCGAACTTCCTCAGCCTCATCCGTGCGCCGCATGCCTTCGAGCAGCACGGGCGTTATGTCGAGCTGACCTGGGTCATCCTGCCGATCCTCGCAGCGTTCTCGCGGATGACCCGGTTCGGGCAGACGTTAAGCCCATGGACCGGGGAAGAGGGATATATGGAGACCTATTCACCGGCGATTCTCTGCCTGCTGGACTATATGGAGCGGCTATGCGGGATCGTGCCGGTAGCCGGAGAGGAGCTATGGTTCACCGGCCTGCTTCCCTATGACATGGATCATGGCCACGAGGTGGCCCATGAGACCGGATACCGTCGGATCGTGGACGGCACGGTCTTCGAGCTGGTTACTACGCGTGAGCGGTCTGTAATCTACCGTAATGAAGAGGAGTACCTGACCTTTCCATATGGTGTGCGTGTGGTCTTGGACCGGTCTGGACAACTGCTGAAGCTGATCGGCATGAGTGTCCGCCAGATCGAAGGGAGTCTGTGCTATGAGGGCCAGACGCTTCCGTTCACCATCAAGGGCAACGAGCAACTGGAATATGCGGACGGCGGCTTCGTGAGTGTCAGCGATATTGGAGTGGTATTGCCGGAGTACAGCTAA